A window of the Burkholderia sp. 9120 genome harbors these coding sequences:
- a CDS encoding helix-turn-helix domain-containing protein produces MLRHPEASPDALLSMCPSRSILSRIGQKWTMLAIVALREEPLRFGEIRRRIHGVSDKMLTQTLRQMERDGLVQRYAYDHQQQRVEYGLSPLAQSVLPIVTELKQWAERSSELIESSNLVFDRKNVP; encoded by the coding sequence ATGTTGCGACATCCTGAAGCCTCACCCGACGCGCTTTTATCGATGTGCCCTTCCCGCTCGATCCTTTCCCGGATCGGTCAGAAGTGGACGATGCTGGCGATCGTCGCGTTGCGCGAGGAGCCTTTGCGCTTCGGCGAAATCCGTCGCCGCATTCATGGCGTTTCCGACAAGATGCTGACCCAGACACTCCGGCAGATGGAACGGGACGGGCTCGTGCAACGCTACGCGTACGATCACCAGCAGCAGCGCGTGGAATACGGCTTGAGTCCGCTCGCGCAGAGCGTGCTGCCGATCGTGACCGAATTGAAGCAGTGGGCGGAGCGTTCAAGCGAACTTATCGAATCGAGCAATCTGGTGTTCGACCGTAAAAACGTGCCCTGA